From Candidatus Binataceae bacterium, the proteins below share one genomic window:
- a CDS encoding TadE/TadG family type IV pilus assembly protein, which produces MKFLMAGDSVSNTDTECDARRGRCSTCATPAERGRATPVRRGASLCPDGQTLVEFAFILPLFLLLMLGVIQMVLIGGAALAVNQAAVSCSRYAALNPTYNATQINSYLTTVASPLINDSGLKPITVTPSSVPRPTGSAVSVTVTYDLKTKLILGKSFFGVTFPTQISVTHTVTSE; this is translated from the coding sequence ATGAAGTTTTTGATGGCAGGCGACAGTGTCTCAAATACGGACACCGAATGCGACGCGCGACGAGGCCGTTGTTCCACCTGCGCTACTCCAGCCGAGCGCGGGCGAGCGACGCCGGTGCGGCGCGGCGCCTCGCTCTGCCCCGATGGGCAGACGCTGGTCGAGTTTGCCTTTATACTTCCGCTTTTCCTTCTTCTGATGCTTGGCGTGATCCAGATGGTACTGATAGGTGGCGCGGCGCTGGCAGTTAATCAGGCGGCAGTTAGCTGTTCGCGCTATGCAGCTCTAAATCCCACTTACAATGCCACGCAAATCAATTCCTATTTAACTACCGTAGCCTCGCCGCTCATCAACGATTCCGGGCTCAAGCCTATCACCGTTACGCCGAGCAGCGTGCCGCGCCCGACCGGAAGCGCGGTCTCGGTTACGGTGACTTATGATCTGAAGACGAAACTTATCCTGGGCAAGAGTTTCTTCGGGGTCACATTTCCGACGCAGATATCGGTTACCCATACGGTGACCAGTGAGTAG
- a CDS encoding CpaF family protein: MGLIDRLHGQAERPPTAVQPSLMGEQRPAAAGVGVNPELFQDLKRRVQERLLRNIDVTKLEEAGYAPLLSEITAVINSLIEEDHLLITEADRARLVEVTTNDMLGLGPLEPLLQDNEISDILVNGYNQVWIERRGKLYKTAVRFQDDAHLMSVINRIVSRIGRRIDEASPMVDARLPDGSRVHAIIPPLAIDGPGLCIRRFGGHAYRMGDLITNGTLTRDMAEFMRLAILTRLNILVSGGTGSGKTTLLNCLSSYLPENQRIITIEDAAELALQQPHVFRLETRPPNVEGKGEVTQRELFRNTLRMRPDRVIVGEVRGAEVLDMLQAMSTGHDGSMATIHANNPRDSLGRLEMMMLLSGVALPEKAMRQYIAAALNVIIHIARFSDGSRKVIKITEITGMEGETVLTQDLFEYVRAGVDPAGTVLGSFRASGTRSIYAERMETAGFPPPPEMFVARTMT, encoded by the coding sequence ATGGGCCTGATCGATCGCTTGCATGGACAGGCCGAGCGCCCGCCGACGGCCGTCCAGCCCTCGCTTATGGGCGAACAACGCCCGGCGGCCGCCGGGGTGGGCGTCAACCCAGAGCTGTTCCAGGACCTCAAGCGCCGCGTGCAGGAGCGTCTGCTGCGTAATATCGACGTGACCAAGCTGGAGGAGGCCGGCTACGCGCCGCTGCTCTCGGAGATTACCGCGGTCATCAACAGCCTGATCGAGGAAGACCATCTGCTGATAACCGAGGCCGACCGCGCGCGCCTGGTCGAGGTCACCACCAACGACATGCTCGGCCTCGGCCCGCTCGAGCCGCTGCTTCAGGACAACGAGATCTCCGACATCCTGGTCAACGGCTACAACCAGGTGTGGATCGAACGCCGGGGCAAACTCTACAAGACCGCCGTGCGCTTTCAGGACGACGCCCACCTGATGAGCGTGATCAACCGCATCGTCTCGCGCATCGGCCGGCGCATCGATGAGGCTTCGCCAATGGTGGACGCGCGGTTGCCAGACGGCTCGCGCGTGCACGCGATCATTCCGCCGTTGGCGATCGACGGCCCCGGACTGTGCATCCGCCGCTTTGGCGGCCACGCCTACCGGATGGGCGACCTGATAACCAACGGCACGCTGACCCGCGACATGGCCGAGTTCATGCGGCTGGCGATTCTGACCCGGCTCAACATCCTGGTCAGCGGTGGCACCGGCAGCGGCAAAACCACCTTGCTCAACTGTCTGTCCTCCTATCTGCCCGAAAACCAGCGGATCATCACAATCGAGGACGCCGCCGAGCTCGCGCTCCAGCAGCCGCACGTCTTTCGCCTCGAAACCCGCCCGCCCAACGTCGAGGGCAAAGGCGAGGTCACTCAGCGCGAGTTGTTTCGCAACACGCTGCGAATGCGGCCGGACCGGGTGATTGTCGGCGAGGTGCGCGGTGCCGAGGTGCTCGACATGTTGCAGGCGATGTCCACCGGGCACGACGGCTCGATGGCGACGATCCACGCCAACAACCCGCGCGACTCGCTGGGGCGGCTGGAGATGATGATGCTGCTGTCAGGGGTCGCCCTGCCGGAGAAGGCGATGCGCCAGTACATCGCCGCGGCGCTCAACGTGATTATCCATATCGCGCGTTTCTCCGACGGCAGCCGCAAGGTGATCAAGATCACCGAGATCACCGGGATGGAGGGCGAGACCGTACTCACCCAGGACCTGTTCGAGTACGTGCGCGCCGGGGTTGACCCGGCGGGCACGGTACTGGGCTCGTTCCGCGCCAGCGGCACGCGCTCGATCTACGCCGAGCGGATGGAGACGGCGGGATTTCCGCCGCCGCCCGAGATGTTCGTCGCGCGCACGATGACGTGA
- a CDS encoding type II secretion system F family protein, which translates to MEEKLLVAILLFTALLTPLLFYVVHGRAQAREREYRLIRRLHGAVSGTGGRAERKPPAVLLAQAIAPMPILGRPLSEFLLHASRRSLVATLVLFAAGVLILGHWFHPLVALGAGLALGALPALYQRRLRARQLKMFSEQLPYLIDLLKSALEAGHTLVRALAMATQNLPDPISSEVRMMVEQVQLGMSMAEALEGMLRRVPVEELKFLIAAVTIQSEVGSSLAEILQHVSESVRARQRVEHQLRALTAQSRASAVIVALLPFLVLGVFTLINPQYAYPLLYHPLGVRLLQLAIGLDVAAFFVMRRLSQVEY; encoded by the coding sequence ATGGAAGAGAAGCTGCTCGTTGCGATCCTGCTGTTTACGGCGCTGCTCACGCCGCTGCTCTTCTACGTTGTCCATGGGCGGGCCCAGGCGCGCGAGCGCGAGTATCGGCTAATCCGCCGGCTGCACGGCGCGGTGAGCGGCACGGGCGGGCGCGCCGAGCGCAAGCCGCCTGCGGTCCTGCTCGCGCAGGCAATCGCGCCGATGCCAATTCTCGGCCGTCCGCTTTCGGAGTTTTTGCTTCACGCCAGCCGCCGCAGCCTGGTCGCGACGCTGGTGCTGTTCGCCGCTGGCGTCCTGATCCTCGGCCACTGGTTCCATCCGCTGGTCGCGCTGGGTGCGGGCCTCGCCCTCGGCGCGCTGCCCGCGCTCTACCAGCGCCGGCTGCGCGCGCGCCAGCTCAAGATGTTCTCCGAGCAGTTGCCCTACCTCATCGATTTGCTCAAGTCGGCGCTCGAAGCGGGCCATACCCTGGTACGCGCGCTCGCGATGGCGACGCAGAATCTGCCCGATCCGATCTCGAGCGAGGTGCGGATGATGGTCGAGCAGGTGCAGCTCGGGATGAGCATGGCGGAGGCGTTGGAGGGGATGCTGCGGCGGGTGCCGGTGGAGGAGCTGAAGTTCCTGATCGCGGCGGTCACAATCCAGAGCGAGGTTGGCAGCAGCCTGGCCGAGATTCTCCAGCACGTCTCCGAGAGCGTGCGCGCGCGCCAACGCGTCGAGCATCAGCTGCGCGCACTGACCGCGCAATCGCGGGCGAGCGCGGTGATCGTCGCGCTGCTGCCGTTCCTGGTGCTCGGCGTCTTCACCCTGATCAATCCGCAGTACGCCTATCCGCTGCTCTACCATCCGCTCGGCGTCCGCCTGCTGCAGCTCGCGATCGGGCTCGACGTGGCGGCATTCTTTGTGATGCGGCGGCTGTCGCAGGTGGAATACTAA
- a CDS encoding type II secretion system F family protein encodes MPTAAPLVALTVFALGLTTAAALYFALIATRRAGPARLRAPGEAGLEAVPSRLARPPLRLGGISGKFLAWWVDWLESGERTRRMVRKAQSHLILAGFDRVEQVAIYLGARLLTPIASVIVGILFGVAYPEWRGVAIIGGAVFGYLLPDWVLAKLARRRQRTILHELPPILDLLVVTLEAGLGLMEAIRIVGRETERRGQVLGRELSTAAAEMAAGVSLDNALRGLAERCGVDDVKAVAAVLIQSQEIGGRMGPALRAAAELLTTKRRLRAEEAAQRSSIKMLVPLVLLILPAMMIIILGPALIQIFELLMGV; translated from the coding sequence ATGCCGACCGCCGCCCCATTGGTCGCTCTCACCGTCTTCGCGCTCGGTCTGACCACCGCGGCGGCGCTTTACTTCGCGCTCATCGCCACGCGCAGGGCAGGCCCGGCCCGGCTGCGCGCCCCCGGCGAGGCCGGCCTCGAAGCGGTGCCCAGCCGGCTCGCGCGGCCACCGCTGCGGCTGGGAGGCATCAGCGGCAAATTTCTCGCCTGGTGGGTTGACTGGCTGGAGTCAGGTGAACGCACGCGGCGGATGGTGCGCAAGGCGCAGAGCCACCTCATCCTGGCCGGCTTCGATCGCGTCGAGCAGGTCGCGATCTATCTCGGTGCGCGGCTGCTGACGCCGATCGCATCGGTAATCGTAGGGATCCTCTTCGGCGTCGCTTATCCTGAATGGCGCGGCGTCGCGATCATCGGTGGTGCGGTCTTCGGCTATCTGCTGCCCGACTGGGTGCTTGCCAAGCTCGCCCGCCGCCGCCAGCGCACCATCCTGCACGAATTACCGCCGATCCTCGACCTGCTGGTTGTGACTCTGGAGGCCGGGCTGGGTCTGATGGAGGCGATCCGGATCGTCGGGCGCGAAACCGAGCGCAGAGGCCAGGTGCTGGGCCGCGAGCTATCGACTGCGGCAGCCGAGATGGCCGCCGGTGTCTCGCTTGACAATGCCCTGCGCGGGCTTGCCGAGCGCTGCGGAGTTGACGACGTGAAGGCAGTCGCCGCGGTGCTGATTCAGAGCCAGGAAATCGGCGGGCGGATGGGGCCGGCGCTGCGCGCCGCCGCCGAGTTACTCACCACCAAGCGTCGCCTGCGCGCCGAGGAGGCGGCGCAGCGCAGCTCGATCAAGATGCTGGTGCCGCTGGTGCTGCTGATCCTGCCGGCGATGATGATCATCATCCTCGGCCCGGCGCTGATTCAAATCTTCGAGCTGCTGATGGGCGTGTAG
- a CDS encoding DUF2267 domain-containing protein encodes MDKKAFIHRVAERMGCDDRWAESLTFAVFQELRDRLTPSEAADVEAQMPAGLKSLWESLDRPDRQVRRVHGPQFIGEVRLIASLPDEKEAERAVVAVFATLQELLGSPTGMEGEAWDVMSQLPKDLKKLWLNARQRAAAL; translated from the coding sequence ATGGACAAAAAGGCGTTTATTCATCGAGTCGCCGAACGCATGGGATGCGACGATCGGTGGGCGGAGTCCTTGACCTTTGCCGTGTTCCAGGAACTGCGCGACCGGCTCACGCCGTCCGAAGCAGCCGACGTCGAGGCGCAAATGCCAGCCGGGCTGAAAAGCCTGTGGGAGTCGCTTGACCGTCCCGATCGCCAGGTGCGCCGCGTGCACGGGCCGCAATTCATCGGCGAGGTCCGCCTGATCGCGTCGCTGCCCGACGAGAAAGAAGCCGAGCGCGCGGTCGTCGCAGTATTTGCGACTCTGCAAGAATTGCTCGGCAGCCCGACCGGGATGGAAGGCGAGGCGTGGGACGTGATGAGCCAGTTGCCCAAGGACCTCAAGAAGCTCTGGCTCAACGCGCGCCAACGCGCCGCCGCGCTCTAG
- a CDS encoding heme-binding domain-containing protein, which translates to MRIVKLGALAFAVFLIVAQAFQIDKTNPPVTGDIQAPAPVKAVLRRACYPCHSNETAWPWYSNVAPLSWVVAYDVHQGRRELNFSRWDAYQPAQRLRKLKKTAEEVAEGEMPPWYYIYPMHREARLSAADRDMIRNWVAAVLSPAKAAAH; encoded by the coding sequence ATGCGTATAGTCAAATTGGGCGCGCTCGCGTTCGCGGTGTTCCTGATCGTCGCTCAGGCGTTCCAGATCGACAAGACCAACCCGCCCGTCACTGGCGATATCCAGGCGCCGGCGCCGGTTAAGGCCGTGCTCAGACGCGCGTGCTATCCATGTCACTCCAACGAGACGGCGTGGCCGTGGTACAGCAACGTCGCGCCGCTTTCCTGGGTGGTCGCTTATGACGTGCATCAAGGCCGCCGCGAATTGAATTTTTCGCGATGGGACGCTTACCAGCCGGCGCAGCGGCTCCGGAAGCTCAAGAAGACCGCCGAGGAAGTCGCTGAGGGGGAAATGCCGCCTTGGTATTACATTTACCCGATGCATCGCGAGGCACGGCTGTCCGCGGCGGACCGCGACATGATTCGCAACTGGGTCGCCGCCGTGCTGTCGCCGGCGAAAGCGGCCGCGCATTAA
- a CDS encoding cation-transporting P-type ATPase: MTETEGTPGGLSSAEAAARLLRYGPNLMVRRARSARVLEVIRTLADPMALMLAGAAALYLLLGKSHEAAVLAAVIVPVLAVDVLMEARSRGALKKLESTVAPRTRVIRDGGIREIPTADVVPGDILVIREGDILHADGIVRTAANLALDESQLTGEAEPQEKTPYAGAPEGAGTEARFFAGSTVLAGHGLGEVTATGQRTRFGNIARLVGEAVLEPSPLQVKTGRLVRWLVGAALALAALVFVARWLGGAPLDDAFLYAISLAMSAVCEEVVLVLSLFLTLAALRLSQGGVLVKRLASVETLGATTVICMDKTGTLTAGRFTLDIHVPFNDGTGERALLEAAALACEPGAQDSLDREILEHCRTHGVAPESLHARWRLAYDYPFDMIGKHMAHVWTPVPDAAGEPAGRAARIVAKGALEGILEHCDLPARDRQRALAMNSELAERGMRVIAVGGRFAADGFSGERERDERGLQLYGLLGFHDPLRPEVPAAVAQCQSAGVHLKLITGDHALTAHAVAEAAAIAHDDDLITTGAELVRLSPERAAALARRASIFARVQPEQKYQIVDALVRAGEVVAMIGDGINDAPALRRAHIGVAMGRRGTEVARAAADLVLLNDDFAALVDTIREGRRVFANIQHALRYLIAFKVALVAIAIGALILGLPILLLPVDLVWLELIVHPVSALVFEGEPAPADVMRRSPRDPRAPILGRTRVLRSAISGALLAVVALAAYVTRLDHGELYARGAAMAVIVIGSLVLVWAERAGDRPWWSVGLPARWAFWVITMLIALSVLLFMTVGAFAGLLRIAPISARDWAIALAAAFVPTLWRSVGTAEATRRVTEIRSFGARPAPVHRP; the protein is encoded by the coding sequence ATGACTGAGACCGAGGGCACGCCGGGCGGGCTCAGCAGCGCCGAGGCGGCGGCGCGGCTGCTCAGGTACGGACCTAACCTGATGGTGCGCCGCGCGCGCAGCGCGCGCGTGCTGGAGGTTATCCGCACGCTGGCCGACCCGATGGCCCTGATGCTGGCGGGCGCGGCCGCACTCTACCTGCTGCTCGGCAAAAGCCACGAGGCGGCCGTGCTCGCGGCCGTTATCGTGCCCGTGCTCGCGGTGGACGTGCTGATGGAGGCGCGCTCGCGGGGCGCGCTCAAGAAGCTCGAAAGCACCGTCGCGCCGCGTACCCGCGTAATCCGCGACGGCGGCATCCGTGAGATCCCGACTGCGGACGTGGTCCCCGGCGACATCCTCGTGATACGCGAGGGTGACATCCTGCACGCCGACGGGATCGTGCGCACGGCCGCCAATCTCGCCCTCGACGAATCGCAACTCACCGGCGAAGCAGAGCCGCAGGAAAAGACGCCCTACGCCGGCGCTCCCGAAGGCGCCGGCACCGAGGCGCGCTTTTTCGCCGGTTCGACGGTGCTCGCCGGCCACGGGCTCGGCGAGGTTACCGCGACCGGCCAGCGCACGCGCTTCGGCAATATCGCGCGGCTGGTCGGCGAGGCGGTGCTCGAGCCGAGCCCGCTCCAGGTCAAGACCGGGCGGCTGGTGCGATGGCTGGTCGGGGCGGCGCTGGCGCTGGCGGCGCTAGTCTTTGTGGCGCGATGGCTGGGCGGCGCGCCGCTCGACGACGCCTTCCTCTATGCGATCAGCCTCGCGATGTCGGCGGTATGCGAAGAGGTGGTCCTCGTGCTCAGCCTGTTCCTGACCCTGGCCGCGCTCAGGCTCAGCCAGGGCGGTGTGCTGGTAAAGCGGTTGGCCAGCGTCGAGACGCTCGGCGCAACCACGGTCATCTGCATGGACAAGACCGGCACGCTGACCGCGGGCAGATTCACCCTCGACATCCACGTTCCATTCAACGACGGGACCGGCGAGCGCGCGCTGCTCGAAGCGGCGGCGCTCGCATGCGAGCCGGGGGCGCAGGATTCGCTCGACCGCGAAATTCTCGAGCATTGCCGCACCCACGGGGTCGCGCCCGAGTCGCTTCACGCGCGCTGGCGGCTCGCCTACGACTACCCCTTCGACATGATCGGCAAGCACATGGCACACGTATGGACGCCCGTGCCCGACGCCGCCGGCGAACCGGCCGGCCGGGCGGCGCGGATCGTGGCCAAGGGGGCGCTCGAAGGCATCCTCGAGCATTGCGACCTTCCCGCGCGCGACCGCCAGCGGGCGCTCGCGATGAACTCGGAGCTGGCCGAGCGCGGGATGCGCGTAATAGCCGTCGGGGGCCGTTTTGCCGCAGACGGCTTCAGCGGCGAGCGCGAGCGCGACGAGCGCGGGCTTCAGCTCTACGGATTGCTCGGCTTCCACGATCCGCTGCGTCCGGAAGTTCCGGCGGCGGTTGCGCAATGCCAGTCGGCCGGCGTCCACCTCAAGCTCATCACCGGCGACCATGCGCTGACCGCCCATGCGGTCGCCGAAGCGGCCGCCATCGCGCACGACGACGACCTGATCACCACCGGCGCCGAACTTGTCCGGCTGAGCCCCGAACGCGCCGCCGCGCTCGCCCGCCGCGCAAGCATCTTCGCCCGCGTCCAGCCGGAGCAGAAGTACCAGATCGTCGATGCGCTGGTGCGCGCGGGCGAGGTGGTCGCGATGATAGGCGACGGGATCAACGATGCGCCGGCGCTGCGCCGCGCGCATATCGGGGTCGCGATGGGCCGGCGGGGCACCGAGGTCGCGCGCGCCGCCGCCGACCTGGTGCTGCTCAACGACGACTTCGCTGCGCTGGTCGATACCATCCGCGAGGGGCGGCGCGTCTTCGCCAATATCCAGCACGCCTTGCGCTATCTGATCGCGTTCAAGGTCGCGCTGGTCGCCATCGCTATCGGCGCGCTGATCCTCGGCCTGCCAATCCTGCTTTTGCCCGTGGACCTGGTATGGCTCGAACTTATCGTTCATCCGGTTTCCGCGTTGGTCTTCGAGGGCGAGCCCGCGCCGGCGGACGTGATGCGCCGGTCGCCGCGCGATCCGCGCGCGCCGATACTCGGGCGGACACGCGTGCTACGTTCCGCGATCAGCGGCGCGCTGCTGGCGGTCGTCGCGCTGGCCGCCTATGTGACGCGGCTCGATCACGGCGAGCTTTACGCGCGCGGGGCGGCGATGGCGGTTATCGTAATCGGCAGCCTGGTCCTGGTATGGGCCGAGCGGGCGGGCGACCGTCCGTGGTGGAGCGTGGGTCTGCCCGCGCGATGGGCGTTCTGGGTTATCACGATGCTGATCGCGCTCAGCGTCCTGTTGTTCATGACGGTCGGCGCCTTCGCCGGGCTGCTGCGAATCGCGCCGATCAGCGCGCGCGACTGGGCGATAGCTCTCGCTGCGGCGTTCGTTCCCACGCTCTGGCGCAGCGTCGGAACCGCGGAGGCAACACGGCGGGTAACGGAGATTCGAAGCTTCGGCGCCCGTCCGGCTCCGGTCCATCGGCCGTGA
- a CDS encoding AAA family ATPase — protein sequence MQGNDRHTAAALVEMMLRPQSYAHRPSAVELRQTHISYAFLAGEFVYKIKKPVRFSFIDASTLERRHHLCLEEVRLNRRLAPDVYLGVVPIVRRDGRLVLAEAEDDGGGGVAEEYAVKMRRLADDGMLDRMVAAGNVSVAQIRAIAARVAAFHAAAGVDAAKAWSYGSAAAVWRLVRGNLLEVENDCAETADAGEIAELERFVQRFGELRWGLLNRRAAEGRVREGHGDLRCEHVSLADNAIRIIDCVEFSEGLRYVDGASDVAFLAMDLDRLGAGELADEFVAAYREGSGDDELALMLPFYRLHRALVRAKVESLTGRDARISPERRSAAVSAARNYLALARGYAREAGPALVVVCGMSGSGKSTVARRLQERTGFDLLRSDLVRKRLAGVAPTVRLTADYGAGAYSSEFTERTYAAMLTEAAERLGEGAGVIADATFSTPQWRARARQTAERAGVPVLFVECVAREQEILRRLATRERRADDASDATAAVYLAQRARFAPLSEIPERLRVAADTTHGAVAAIPTIRKRLLDLRRADD from the coding sequence ATGCAGGGCAACGATCGTCACACGGCGGCCGCGCTGGTCGAAATGATGCTGCGGCCGCAGAGTTATGCGCATCGGCCAAGCGCGGTCGAGCTGCGCCAGACTCATATCTCGTACGCTTTTCTGGCCGGCGAGTTCGTATACAAGATCAAAAAGCCGGTGCGCTTTTCCTTCATCGACGCCTCGACGCTCGAGCGGCGCCATCACCTGTGCCTTGAGGAGGTACGGCTCAATCGCCGCCTCGCGCCGGACGTTTACCTCGGCGTGGTGCCGATCGTACGGCGCGACGGCCGCCTGGTGCTGGCCGAGGCGGAGGACGACGGAGGCGGCGGCGTGGCCGAAGAATACGCGGTCAAGATGCGCCGGCTCGCCGACGACGGGATGCTCGACCGGATGGTCGCGGCGGGTAATGTGAGCGTGGCGCAGATCCGCGCGATCGCGGCTCGTGTCGCAGCCTTTCACGCAGCTGCTGGGGTCGACGCCGCCAAGGCGTGGAGCTACGGCTCGGCGGCGGCGGTATGGCGGCTGGTGCGCGGCAACCTGCTCGAAGTCGAAAACGATTGCGCGGAGACCGCCGACGCTGGCGAGATCGCAGAGCTCGAGCGCTTCGTCCAGCGCTTCGGCGAGCTGCGATGGGGCCTGCTCAACCGGCGCGCAGCCGAGGGCCGCGTGCGCGAGGGCCACGGCGACCTGCGCTGCGAACATGTCTCGCTCGCCGACAACGCGATCCGGATTATCGACTGCGTCGAGTTCAGCGAAGGCCTGCGCTACGTCGACGGCGCTTCCGACGTGGCTTTTCTCGCCATGGACCTCGACCGCTTGGGCGCCGGCGAGCTCGCCGACGAGTTCGTTGCCGCCTACCGCGAGGGCTCAGGCGACGACGAATTGGCGCTGATGCTGCCCTTCTACAGGCTCCATCGGGCGTTGGTGCGGGCCAAAGTCGAGAGCCTCACCGGACGCGACGCGCGGATAAGCCCCGAGCGCCGTAGCGCCGCCGTGTCGGCCGCGCGCAATTACCTCGCGCTCGCACGCGGCTACGCGCGCGAAGCCGGCCCCGCGCTGGTCGTGGTATGCGGCATGTCGGGCAGCGGCAAATCGACCGTCGCGCGCCGCCTGCAGGAGCGCACCGGCTTCGACTTGTTGCGCTCGGACCTCGTGCGTAAGCGGCTGGCCGGCGTCGCACCTACGGTCCGGCTCACGGCCGATTATGGCGCCGGCGCTTACAGCAGCGAGTTCACCGAGCGGACCTACGCCGCGATGCTTACCGAGGCGGCCGAGCGTCTCGGCGAGGGCGCCGGCGTGATCGCCGACGCGACGTTCTCGACTCCCCAATGGCGCGCCCGCGCCCGCCAGACGGCAGAACGCGCCGGCGTGCCGGTTCTGTTCGTCGAATGCGTGGCGCGCGAGCAGGAGATCCTGCGCCGGCTCGCGACGCGCGAGCGCCGCGCCGACGACGCCTCCGACGCCACCGCCGCGGTTTACCTCGCGCAGCGCGCCCGCTTCGCCCCGCTCAGCGAAATCCCCGAGCGCCTGCGCGTCGCCGCCGACACCACCCACGGCGCGGTCGCAGCGATCCCGACGATACGCAAGCGCCTTCTGGACCTGCGGCGAGCGGATGACTGA
- a CDS encoding universal stress protein: MAFPYRRILAPIEFDETSNAAIDTAARIAAANDGRVFLLHVVPMVVAPTGMPNYVDIYKDQEKIAREKLEAILRHRSSEVKYELMTRIGEPAHEILAAERHLAADLIVLATHGRKGVKRVLLGSVAEAVLRDATCPVLIVRRGEADAHVVARWMTPQPITSEPSEKLAAVRTKMVAGGFRSVPVLSDGKLVGIITDRDLRRHEGYLEHTEVRLAMSEDVATVSPSTPIHAAAQTLLERKVGALPVMEDGRLVGIISTTDVLRAFLAAV, translated from the coding sequence ATGGCTTTCCCATATCGGCGGATTCTGGCTCCGATCGAGTTCGACGAAACCTCCAATGCGGCGATCGACACCGCAGCCCGCATCGCGGCCGCCAACGATGGCAGGGTCTTTCTGCTGCATGTGGTGCCGATGGTGGTGGCGCCCACCGGGATGCCCAACTACGTCGACATCTACAAAGACCAGGAGAAGATCGCGCGCGAGAAACTCGAAGCAATTCTGCGGCACCGTTCGTCAGAGGTGAAGTACGAGCTGATGACCAGAATCGGTGAGCCCGCCCATGAGATCCTCGCCGCCGAGCGCCATCTGGCAGCCGACCTGATCGTGCTGGCGACCCACGGGCGCAAGGGTGTCAAGCGCGTGCTCCTGGGCAGTGTCGCCGAGGCGGTGTTGCGCGACGCCACCTGCCCGGTGCTGATCGTGCGCCGCGGCGAGGCCGACGCTCATGTCGTCGCGCGTTGGATGACGCCGCAGCCGATCACGAGCGAGCCGAGCGAGAAGCTCGCGGCAGTGCGGACCAAGATGGTTGCGGGCGGATTCCGCAGCGTGCCGGTGCTGAGCGACGGCAAGCTGGTCGGAATCATCACCGACCGCGACCTGCGCCGCCACGAGGGTTATCTCGAACACACCGAGGTACGGCTGGCGATGAGCGAGGACGTAGCTACCGTTAGCCCCAGCACGCCGATTCATGCCGCCGCGCAGACCCTGCTCGAGCGCAAGGTCGGCGCGCTGCCGGTGATGGAAGACGGGCGGCTGGTGGGGATAATCTCCACAACCGACGTGTTGCGAGCGTTTCTCGCCGCGGTGTGA
- a CDS encoding CBS domain-containing protein, which yields MRVEQWMTMDVTTVRPRDSVAHARALLEERRINQLPVVVNGRLVGIVTDRDLRDAVSSAISATAEATGARPQPVGPESIPVEAVMSAKAFFVRPGDPMEKAAALMRRERIGALPVLEGKALRGIITRSDVLRAFIHLAAEQRKAMGKRAAERPSPPPGARARSRPATRRRVRPAAKKAGRRR from the coding sequence GTGCGTGTCGAACAATGGATGACCATGGACGTGACGACGGTCAGGCCGCGCGACTCGGTCGCCCACGCGCGCGCCCTGCTCGAGGAACGCCGCATCAACCAGCTTCCGGTGGTCGTCAACGGTCGCCTGGTCGGCATCGTCACTGACCGCGACCTGCGCGACGCGGTCAGCAGCGCGATCAGCGCCACCGCCGAGGCCACCGGCGCGCGCCCGCAGCCGGTAGGCCCGGAATCGATCCCGGTGGAGGCGGTGATGTCGGCCAAGGCGTTCTTCGTGCGCCCGGGGGACCCGATGGAGAAGGCGGCCGCGCTGATGCGGCGCGAGCGGATCGGCGCGCTGCCGGTGCTCGAGGGCAAGGCGCTGCGCGGGATCATCACCCGCAGCGACGTCCTGCGCGCCTTCATTCACCTGGCGGCGGAGCAACGCAAAGCGATGGGCAAGCGAGCCGCTGAGCGGCCGAGTCCACCGCCCGGTGCGAGAGCTAGGTCGCGGCCGGCGACCCGGCGGCGGGTGCGGCCCGCGGCCAAGAAGGCCGGGCGCCGCCGCTGA